One Nitrosarchaeum sp. DNA window includes the following coding sequences:
- a CDS encoding restriction endonuclease subunit S, with protein MKKNNLPDGWIQTDIGSICLDSQYGWTTSANETGKIKFLRTTDITSGSINWKTVPYCKNNPDDLEKYLLKDGDIVISRAGSVGVSYLVESPPKAVFASYLIRFKPLINPKFFSYFLQSNQYWDSISEKKAGIALQNVNATKLKQILFPLAPLNEQKRIVTKIEVLFSKIDSVTILLNKIKLQLRRYEESLLNSAFEGTLTSNWRKNNPNLKSSFDLINEIQVMRNKQFEFEKDKNKQNKLKKTSQIYILGKHSQINSWMNVKLENLVYIAGRIGWRGLKADEYTTKGPLFLSAYNLTDGGLVDFNQVNHISKERYDESPEIQLQNNDILLIKDGSGIGKISIVKNLTQQATVNSSLLVIRSNEAFIPEFLFYFLYGPKLQNIVKERITGSAIPHLFQRDIKQFQLSLPPLEEQQMIVKIIENSLTNIRKTEEHISNELLKIRGLKMSILKQAFEGKLIPQDSNDESANVLLEKIKKKQNMIKN; from the coding sequence TTGAAAAAAAATAATCTACCTGATGGTTGGATACAAACAGACATCGGTTCAATCTGTCTTGATTCACAATATGGTTGGACTACAAGCGCAAATGAAACAGGCAAAATAAAATTTCTAAGAACAACTGATATAACATCTGGCTCAATTAATTGGAAAACTGTACCATATTGTAAAAATAATCCCGATGATTTAGAAAAATATTTACTAAAAGATGGAGATATAGTTATTTCAAGAGCTGGTTCAGTAGGAGTTAGTTATCTTGTTGAGTCTCCACCAAAAGCTGTTTTTGCCTCTTATCTAATTCGATTTAAACCATTGATTAATCCAAAATTTTTTAGTTATTTTTTACAAAGTAATCAATATTGGGATTCTATTTCTGAAAAAAAAGCAGGAATTGCATTACAAAATGTTAATGCCACAAAGTTGAAACAAATATTATTTCCATTAGCACCGTTAAATGAACAAAAAAGGATTGTTACAAAAATTGAAGTATTATTCTCAAAGATTGATTCCGTTACAATATTGTTGAATAAAATAAAACTACAATTAAGACGATATGAAGAATCTCTTCTAAATTCTGCATTTGAAGGTACATTAACATCAAATTGGAGAAAAAATAATCCTAATCTTAAATCATCTTTTGATTTGATTAATGAAATTCAGGTAATGAGAAATAAGCAATTTGAATTTGAAAAAGATAAAAATAAACAAAATAAATTGAAAAAAACTTCCCAAATTTACATACTTGGTAAACATTCGCAAATCAATTCTTGGATGAATGTTAAATTAGAAAATTTAGTCTATATTGCAGGTAGAATTGGCTGGAGAGGTCTAAAAGCTGATGAATATACAACAAAAGGACCTTTATTTTTATCGGCTTATAATTTGACAGATGGAGGGCTTGTTGATTTTAATCAAGTAAATCATATTTCAAAGGAACGATATGATGAAAGTCCAGAAATACAATTACAAAATAATGATATTTTATTGATCAAGGATGGTTCAGGCATAGGAAAAATCTCAATAGTGAAAAATCTTACTCAACAAGCTACAGTTAATTCATCATTATTAGTTATTCGAAGCAATGAAGCATTTATTCCAGAATTTCTTTTTTATTTTCTTTATGGACCTAAATTACAAAACATAGTTAAAGAAAGAATTACTGGAAGTGCAATACCTCATCTTTTCCAAAGAGACATTAAACAATTTCAACTTTCCTTACCTCCTTTAGAAGAACAGCAAATGATAGTCAAAATAATTGAAAATAGTTTAACTAATATTCGAAAAACAGAAGAACATATTTCAAATGAATTATTAAAAATTCGGGGATTAAAAATGTCTATTCTTAAACAAGCATTTGAAGGTAAACTTATTCCTCAAGATTCAAATGATGAATCTGCTAATGTATTATTGGAAAAAATAAAGAAGAAGCAAAATATGATTAAAAATTAA
- a CDS encoding transcription factor S — MKFCPKCEVKLKKSDSGLQCPKCNYVEGNETMQTKTVVEEEESQFNVLSENEGTETLPTIKIECEKCGNDEAVWWMLQTRSADEPTTQFYRCSKCRYTWRNYA; from the coding sequence ATGAAATTTTGCCCCAAATGTGAGGTCAAATTAAAAAAAAGCGATTCTGGTCTCCAATGTCCAAAATGCAATTATGTTGAAGGAAATGAAACTATGCAAACAAAAACTGTGGTTGAGGAAGAGGAATCACAATTCAACGTATTATCAGAAAATGAAGGAACTGAAACATTACCTACGATAAAAATTGAATGTGAAAAATGTGGTAACGATGAAGCAGTTTGGTGGATGTTACAAACTAGAAGTGCTGATGAACCTACAACTCAATTCTATCGATGTTCTAAATGCAGATACACTTGGCGTAATTACGCATAA
- a CDS encoding tyrosine-type recombinase/integrase, whose protein sequence is MSNRVNYKNAEQALEEFLDSCYSVSHSNATVRGYKSAIISNTNGFRKFLRERYSCDEIQLCEQITKGNEDVYQVLKGYLIFLDKANLKPNSVKQFFHAVKGYLIHLGMEIYSEKCKQYVRLPKIQRIRKDPLTKEILIRILSVLSLKLKTAFLVALSSGMRVGEIAGLRLSDIDFSCTPTKIRIRAEITKTREERETYLSSEATVILKDYLRRYFDWKEDQSNTHLKIVNIFSRTSIGKYIRKEGIDEQRASVDLLQNLLYMQLKKIPEFNEIGKNGRKIVHFHALREYFYTIVSNNSGENFAHALMGHHGYLDTYYTLSEKETVRLYLKSEPYLTISDYSKIEEELEKTKIKQAEIEETYSKLKSFLMQKDSSFEKFVELTT, encoded by the coding sequence ATGTCTAATCGTGTCAACTACAAAAATGCTGAACAAGCTTTGGAGGAATTTTTAGACTCTTGTTACTCGGTATCACACAGCAATGCAACCGTACGTGGTTACAAAAGTGCAATAATCAGCAATACCAATGGCTTTAGGAAATTTCTTAGGGAAAGATACAGTTGTGATGAAATTCAATTATGTGAGCAAATAACCAAAGGAAATGAAGATGTCTATCAGGTTCTAAAAGGCTATTTGATATTTCTAGACAAGGCGAATCTAAAGCCAAACTCTGTCAAGCAGTTCTTTCATGCTGTAAAGGGTTACCTGATTCATTTAGGAATGGAGATCTATTCAGAAAAGTGTAAGCAATATGTTAGACTTCCAAAGATTCAGAGAATTAGAAAAGATCCATTGACTAAAGAGATCTTAATTAGAATTTTGAGTGTTCTTTCGTTAAAGCTAAAAACTGCATTTTTAGTTGCATTATCATCAGGAATGCGTGTTGGTGAAATAGCTGGACTGCGATTATCAGATATTGATTTTTCTTGTACACCAACCAAAATTAGAATTAGAGCAGAGATAACAAAAACAAGAGAGGAAAGAGAAACATATCTTTCATCAGAAGCTACTGTAATTCTAAAGGATTATCTTAGAAGATATTTCGATTGGAAGGAAGACCAATCAAATACTCATCTAAAAATTGTCAATATTTTCAGCAGAACATCAATCGGGAAATATATCAGAAAAGAGGGAATAGATGAGCAAAGAGCATCTGTTGATCTGCTACAAAATCTCCTTTACATGCAATTAAAGAAAATTCCTGAATTTAACGAAATTGGTAAAAATGGAAGAAAAATCGTTCATTTTCATGCCCTCAGAGAGTACTTTTACACTATAGTAAGCAACAATTCAGGCGAGAATTTTGCCCATGCTTTAATGGGTCATCATGGTTATTTGGACACATATTACACATTATCAGAAAAAGAAACAGTTAGACTATATCTGAAATCAGAGCCATATCTTACAATTTCTGATTATTCAAAGATTGAAGAAGAATTAGAAAAAACTAAGATAAAACAAGCTGAAATTGAAGAGACCTATTCCAAGCTCAAAAGTTTTCTAATGCAAAAAGATTCATCGTTTGAAAAATTTGTTGAGTTAACTACTTAA
- a CDS encoding RpoL/Rpb11 RNA polymerase subunit family protein: protein MNAQVISSEPKEISLSITETDIGILYIIQHELLKESNIDFAGVIVKHPLTNECWMRINSNTKPLQEIKKATDSAIKMANEFKQLFNSKIKVN from the coding sequence ATGAATGCTCAAGTAATCAGTTCAGAACCTAAGGAAATTAGCCTTTCTATTACGGAAACTGATATAGGAATTTTATACATAATTCAACATGAGCTTTTAAAGGAATCAAATATTGATTTTGCAGGCGTTATTGTGAAACACCCTCTCACTAATGAGTGCTGGATGAGAATAAACTCAAACACAAAACCTTTGCAAGAAATCAAAAAAGCAACAGATTCTGCAATAAAAATGGCTAATGAATTTAAACAATTATTTAATTCAAAAATTAAGGTAAATTAG